Below is a window of Streptobacillus canis DNA.
TCATTAATTACATCCGGTTTAAAAGCTTTAGACATTTCAATAATTGCATCATGTTTGTTATCAGCTTTTAAGTTGAATACAACTTGATTCTCTCTTAATAAGTTTCTTAATTTCATGCGTTTATCTCCTCTATTTTAATATCTTTAATTAATTCATCTATTAATTCTTTATTACCTATACCATATGAGTAAGCTGTTGAAGAACCACATGCTATAGCAAGTCTTAATGTCTCTACATCACTATATTTATTTACATAAGCATAAGTAAATCCTGCAACCATAGAATCTCCTGCTCCTATAGAGTTAATGTAATTTCCACTAGGTATATTACCTTTAAAGTATTTACCTTTTTTAACTAATATTGCACCTTTACTTCCCATAGATACTAATACATTTTCTATACCTTTATCTATGAATTTTTGTGCATATTCATACACTAATCTATCACTATCAAGAGTTGTGTCAAACACATCCTCTAACTCTTTAATATTAGGTTTAATTAAAATGTTATTGTATACATTATCATTTAATTTATCTCCCCTAGTATCAAGTATTATTTTAGCTTCAGTTGCCTGAGATAATTTTCTATATATATCATTTGCTACTCCACCAGGAATAGATCCTGCAAGTACTAATATATCATCTACTTTTAAAGTCTTAACAAAAGATAATAACTCCTCTATTTTTTCTTCTGAAATCTTAGGTGAAATACCTGCAATTTCCGTTTCTCCATCATTATCATTTATCTTAACATTTATTCTAGTAATCCCTTCAGTATTTATGAAGTTACTTTTAATCTCCATATCTTCTAAACTCTTTTTGATATATTCTCCTGTAAATCCTGAAACATATCCTAAAGCTACTGATTCCATACCAAGATTTTTAAGCATAATTGAAACATTTATACCTTTTCCTCCTGCTCTGAAATTAACTGCTTTTGATAAATTCAATTCTCCTATTTCAGTTTTATTTAAATATATATCATAATCAAGTGCTGGATTAAGAGTTAATGTATATATCATTTTTTATCCTCTTTCTTTTCAGTAATTAATATTGCCTTATCTATATCTGCAAATTTAACTCTTGAAATATTATTTAGTTTTGTTGAATCAGCAAGGACTATAGCTTTTCTTGAATGATTGATAGCCTCTTCCTTTATTACTGCTTCTTCAATATCTGGAGTTGAATATCCAAATTCTTCATCTACAGCATTTGCCCCTATAAACGCAAGATCAAATGAATAGTTTTTAAGTTGCTTCATTGCACTAACACCTATGATAGCTTTAGTAGTAGGTTTAACTTCTCCTCCAAGTAACATAAATGAAATTTCATTTTTAATTAATTCATTAATATGTTCTACACCATTTGTTACTACAGTTACATTTAAACCTTTTAAATATGGTATTATTTCAAAAACTGTAGTTCCTGCATCTAAATATATTAAATTATTTGGTTTAAGATACTTAGCTGCTTTCTTAGCTATAGTTCTTTTCTTATCAGAATGTTTACTACTTCTAATATGATAATCTACATCTAAATTATCATTTCTTAACTCTATACCTCCAGATATTCTATTTATCCTTCCTTGGCTTTCAAGTTTTAATACATCTCTTCTTATTGTTGCTATAGATATATTTAATCTATCTTCTAAATCAGAATATTTAACATAATCATTTTCCTTTACCATCTTCAAGATTATATCAAATCTTTCTTTTTGTAAATTCTTGGTCATAATCATGCCCTCCTAATACTATTATACCCTCATTTTTGATTTTGTCAATGATAAAAAATGAAAAAAATGATTTTTTTTTGAAAAAATTATAAAGATATTTACTTTCTATAGTTTATGGGCTATACTATGGTATAGGAGGAGGGATATATATGCCAAAAATTATAAGCGAAAGAGAAAAAAAGATTAGAGAAATTTACAAAAAGTATCCAACAAGACCATATATTTCTGACAGTAATAATCTGAAGAAAACTGTTCCATATAAAAATATGATACCCGTTACTGAAGATTTAGTCCCAGGAGACATTATACTCCTTTGGCGTGTTAATTTCAGAACATTTACAACTGAAACTCCGTTTCCAAAATATTTTGAATATGATTATGGTATTGATGCACCAGCAAATCTAAAAAAACTGATTGAAAATGAGTATGTTATTATCGATACAGCATTTGATACATTAAGACATATTACA
It encodes the following:
- a CDS encoding DeoR/GlpR family DNA-binding transcription regulator — its product is MTKNLQKERFDIILKMVKENDYVKYSDLEDRLNISIATIRRDVLKLESQGRINRISGGIELRNDNLDVDYHIRSSKHSDKKRTIAKKAAKYLKPNNLIYLDAGTTVFEIIPYLKGLNVTVVTNGVEHINELIKNEISFMLLGGEVKPTTKAIIGVSAMKQLKNYSFDLAFIGANAVDEEFGYSTPDIEEAVIKEEAINHSRKAIVLADSTKLNNISRVKFADIDKAILITEKKEDKK
- the pfkB gene encoding 1-phosphofructokinase yields the protein MIYTLTLNPALDYDIYLNKTEIGELNLSKAVNFRAGGKGINVSIMLKNLGMESVALGYVSGFTGEYIKKSLEDMEIKSNFINTEGITRINVKINDNDGETEIAGISPKISEEKIEELLSFVKTLKVDDILVLAGSIPGGVANDIYRKLSQATEAKIILDTRGDKLNDNVYNNILIKPNIKELEDVFDTTLDSDRLVYEYAQKFIDKGIENVLVSMGSKGAILVKKGKYFKGNIPSGNYINSIGAGDSMVAGFTYAYVNKYSDVETLRLAIACGSSTAYSYGIGNKELIDELIKDIKIEEINA